The proteins below are encoded in one region of Helianthus annuus cultivar XRQ/B chromosome 2, HanXRQr2.0-SUNRISE, whole genome shotgun sequence:
- the LOC110926876 gene encoding histone deacetylase HDT1, whose translation MEFWGVEVKPNESLKVPVEDLKLLHISQVALGEMKNGKKVENIPVRVSINDKKYVVGTLSSERAPQIAFDLVFEQDLELSHGWKDGSVYFCGYLGDNPIEGDDGGYDFESSDKDEEEALDFNANGALEKKPKAPVKKATVQEDSEDDSEDDSEDDSDDSMGEDESEEEKDVKPVKRPAESAPKSPAPAKKGKPNTPQNAKTNTPQNAKSNTPQKSGGKKGGQAATPQANSKPSFKKGKKGGNRS comes from the exons ATGGAATTCTGGG GTGTTGAAGTTAAACCTAATGAAAGCCTTAAGGTTCCAGTTGAGGATCTTAAGCTTCTTCATATATCTCAG GTTGCATTGGGAGAGATGAAGAATGGGAAGAAGGTGGAGAACATCCCGGTGAGAGTTAGCATTAACGATAAGAAATACGTCGTCGGTACGCTCTCATCCGAGCGTGCACCTCAAATCGCGTTTGACTTGGTATTCGAGCAAGATTTGGAGCTCTCTCATGGGTGGAAAGATGGAAGTGTCTACTTTTGTGGATATCTTGGAGATAATCCAATTGA GGGTGATGATGGTGGTTATGATTTTG AGTCATCGgacaaagatgaagaagaagcGTTGGACTTTAATGCTAATG GTGCTCTTGAAAAAAAACCAAAGGCCCCAGTGAAGAAAGCAACCGTACAAGAAGACTCTGAGGATGATTCTGAAGATGACTCCGAAGATGATTCTGATGATTCGATGGGTGAAGACGAGTCCGAAGAGGAAAAG GATGTAAAGCCCGTTAAAAGACCTGCTGAATCCGCACCTAAGTCACCCGCTCCTGCTAAGAAAGGGAAACCAAACACTCCACAAAATGCAAAAACCAACACTCCTCAAAATGCAAAATCCAACACTCCTCAAAAATCAG GTGGAAAGAAAGGTGGTCAAGCAGCAACCCCACAAGCTAATTCAAAGCCCAGCTTTAAAAAGGGCAAGAAAGGCGGCAATCGATCATAG
- the LOC110926883 gene encoding splicing factor U2af small subunit B, whose product MAEHLASIFGTEKDRVNCPFYFKIGACRHGDRCSRLHTKPSVSPTLLLSNMYQRPDMITPGVDAQGNPIDPRKIQDHFEDFYEDLFEELNKYGEIESLNVCDNLADHMVGNVYVQFREEEYAAKALKNLSGRYYAGRPIIVDFSPVTDFREATCRQYEENTCNRGGYCNFMHLKKIGRELRRQLFGRYRRRHSRSRSRSRSPYRHRSYEERGHGSRGHSRRYDDRDRDYDRERDYYHESRSRRHRSTSPLHRRERSRSSEGRKHLSPVREGSEERRAKIEQWNRQREQAKVNEVNGSDNNNDNYLENGDGSYNQQLNQYAH is encoded by the exons ATGGCGGAACATTTAGCGTCAATTTTCGGCACAGAGAAAGACAGAGTCAACTGTCCGTTCTACTTCAAAATCGGAGCATGTAGGCATGGCGATCGCTGCTCCAGATTGCACACGAAACCTAGCGTCAGCCCTACGTTATTGCTGTCTAATATGTACCAGCGGCCTGATATGATCACTCCTGGTGTTGATGCGCAAGGAAACCCTATCGATCCGAGAAAAATACAAGATCACTTTGAG GATTTCTATGAAGATCTGTTTGAGGAGCTGAACAAGTATGGGGAGATTGAAAGCCTGAATGTTTGTGACAATCTTGCTGACCACATG GTGGGAAACGTATATGTTCAGTTTCGGGAGGAAGAATATGCAGCAAAAGCACTGAAGAACCTTAGTGGAAGATATTATGCTG GTCGACCCATCATCGTTGACTTTTCACCGGTCACTGATTTCCGGGAAGCTACTTGTAGGCAATACGAAGAAAACACCTGCAATCGTGGTGGTTATTGCAACTTCATGCATCTGAAAAAGATTGGCAG GGAATTAAGGCGCCAACTGTTTGGTAGATACAGAAGAAGACACAGCCGTAGCCGAAGCAGGAGCAGAAGTCCATACAGACATCGAAGCTACGAAGAACGCGGCCACGGGAGCCGAGGTCATAGCCGAAGGTACGATGACCGGGACCGCGACTATGACCGTGAGCGGGACTATTACCATGAGAGCAGGTCTAGAAGGCACCGGAGCACGAGCCCACTTCATAGGAGAGAGCGTAGCCGGAGTTCAGAAGGTCGAAAACATCTTAGCCCCGTTAGGGAAGGTAGTGAAGAACGACGTGCTAAAATCGAGCAGTGGAACAGGCAACGGGAGCAGGCGAAAGTCAATGAGGTCAACGGGAGTGATAATAATAACGATAATTATCTGGAGAATGGTGATGGATCCTACAATCAGCAGCTGAATCAATACGCTCATTAG
- the LOC110926893 gene encoding DNA repair protein RAD5A: MGNKINDELIATVQSIVGPDYSKMDVVRALHMANNDATAAINIIFDTPSFKRSEPPRVSSRNTTAANTQDAVVRSKPNSSGNRVVEDEPSTSRAVESGVRTANDVVSGLSDSSKWWFVGCSEVAGLSTCKGSKIKVGEHVKFTFPTERSLTGPSPGKFGGGGRGRQPAACSEIVRFSTVASGEIGRIPNEWSRCLLPLVRDKKIQVEGFCKFAPTNLGLMDTINLSVSVYINSSILHKSHQTSLKVPNSSTDETSIHPLPTLFRLLGLVPFKKAEFTPSDLYTRKRPLDVKDGSSVSARLIHSSKVKDSSLNGSTVENEEIISDNDLDNIVGVANGSELEEMEPPSALSCDLRPYQKQALHWMVHLEKGPCIDDAATTLHPCWDAYHLADKRKFIVYVNAFSGEATVEFPSTLQMARGGILADAMGLGKTIMTISLLLAHTERGGSLDSENNEVGNSSDQSSSSPKKLTKFSGFDKLKKQKQLLIGGGNLIICPMTLIGQWKSEIETHAEPGSLSIYVHYGQSRPKDAKILAQSDVVLTTYGVVASEYSSENAEERGGLYSVRWFRVVLDEAHTIKSSKSQISMAAATLVADRRWCLTGTPIQNNLEDLFSLLRFLRIEPWGSWSWWNKLIQKPFEDGDERGLSLVQNILRPIMLRRTKFSTDKEGRPILVLPPAEMKVMYCEQTEAEKDFYDALFKRSKVKFDQFVEQGRVLHNYASILELLLRLRQCCDHPFLVMSRGDTQEYSDLGKLAKRFLKGGKEAIEEGKEMPSKAYIQEVVKELQKGEEGECPICLEAFEDAVLTPCAHRLCRECLLSSWRNSNSGLCPVCRKTVSKQELITAPTDSRFRVDIEKNWVESTKVSALLHELESFRSSGSKSIVFSQWTAFLDLLQIPFARNNISFVRLDGTLNQQQREKVIKQFSEENDIMVLLMSLKAGGVGINLTAASNAFVMDPWWNPAVEEQAVMRIHRIGQTKSVSIKRFIVKGTVEERMEAVQARKQRMISGALTDQEVRTARIEELKMLFT, translated from the exons AGTACTAGTAGGGCAGTGGAGAGTGGAGTCAGGACTGCAAACGACGTCGTTAGTGGTTTGAGTGATAGTAGTAAGTGGTGGTTTGTTGGTTGTTCGGAAGTGGCTGGGTTGTCTACGTGTAAAGGGAGTAAGATAAAGGTTGGGGAGCACGTGAAGTTTACATTTCCGACGGAGAGATCGTTGACCGGTCCCTCACCGGGGAAATTTGGCGGTGGCGGGAGGGGTAGGCAGCCAGCTGCCTGTTCGGAGATTGTGAGGTTTTCTACTGTGGCTTCTGGGGAG ATTGGTAGGATCCCAAACGAGTGGTCTAGATGTCTTTTGCCTCTTGTGAGAGATAAGAAGATTCAAGTTGAAGGTTTCTGTAAATTTGCTCCTACTAATTTGGGACTTATGGATACCATTAATCTATCTGTTAG TGTTTACATTAATAGTTCCATTTTACACAAAAGTCATCAGACCTCTCTCAAAGTACCCAACAGTTCCACCGATGAAACGTCCATACATCCCCTTCCGACCTTGTTTCGGTTACTTGGACTAGTTCCTTTCAAAAAG GCAGAATTTACACCTAGCGACTTGTATACAAGGAAAAGACCTTTGGATGTAAAG GATGGTTCTAGCGTTTCTGCTCGATTGATTCATTCTAGCAAAGTTAAAGACTCGTCTTTAAACGGAAGTACAGTTGAAAACGAAGAGATAATCTCTGATAACGATCTCGACAACATCGTGGGTGTTGCAAATGGCTCTGAGTTAGAG GAAATGGAACCTCCTAGTGCTTTATCGTGTGATCTTCGTCCCTATCAAAAGCAAGCGCTTCATTGGATGGTTCATTTGGAGAAGGGACCGTGCATTGATGACGCAGCTACAACTCTTCACCCGTGTTGGGATGCCTATCATCTTGCCGACAA GAGGAAGTTTATAGTTTATGTGAACGCGTTTTCAGGAGAAGCTACAGTAGAATTTCCTAGCACCCTTCAAATGGCAAGAGGAGGA ATTTTGGCAGATGCAATGGGGCTTGGAAAAACGATAATGACAATATCACTTCTGCTTGCTCATACTGAAAGAGGCGGATCATTAGATAGTGAAAATAATGAAGTGGGAAATAGCTCAGATCAATCTTCTTCATCTCCAAAAAAGTTAACTAAATTTTCCGGTTTTGATAAGCTTAAAAAGCAAAAACAATTGCTTATTGGCGGAGGGAATTTGATCATATGCCCTATGACTCTAATAGGTCAATGGAAG TCAGAGATCGAAACTCACGCTGAACCCGGGTCTTTGTCTATTTATGTTCATTACGGGCAAAGTCGTCCAAAAGATGCCAAAATATTAGCTCAAAGTGACGTTGTGTTAACCACATATGGGGTTGTAGCTTCGGAATATTCATCTGAG AATGCTGAAGAACGTGGGGGGCTATATTCAGTTAGGTGGTTTAGGGTGGTGCTTGATGAGGCGCATACTATAAAATCTTCTAAAAGCCAGATTTCAATGGCGGCAGCCACCCTTGTTGCTGATCGGCGATGGTGTCTTACCGGTACCCCTATTCAA AACAATTTGGAGGATCTTTTTAGTCTTCTTCGGTTCTTAAGGATTGAACCATGGGGAAGCTGGTCATG GTGGAATAAGTTAATCCAGAAACCTTTTGAGGATGGCGATGAGAGGGGCTTAAGTTTGGTCCAAAACATTTTAAGGCCAATAATGCTAAGAAGAACTAAGTTCAGCACCGACAAAGAAGGCAG GCCTATATTAGTTCTTCCGCCTGCTGAGATGAAGGTAATGTATTGTGAACAAACAGAAGCCGAAAAAGATTTTTATGATGCTCTTTTTAAGCGATCCAAG GTGAAATTTGATCAATTTGTTGAGCAAGGGCGGGTTCTCCATAATTATGCTTCCATTTTGGAATTACTCTTGCGTCTTCGTCAATGTTGTGATCACCCTTTTCTTGTTATGAG TCGAGGTGACACGCAAGAGTATTCGGACTTAGGTAAATTGGCAAAGCGTTTTCTTAAAGGCGGAAAGGAAGCCATTGAAGAAGGTAAAGAAATGCCTTCAAAAGCTTATATACAAGAAGTCGTAAAAGAACTGCAAAAAGGTGAAGAAGGAGAATGTCCTATTTGCCTTGAAGCTTTTGAAGATGCGGTTTTGACACCATGCGCTCATCGATTATGTCGTGAATGCCTCTTATCAAGTTGGAGAAACTCTAATTCGGGCCTTTGTCCTGTTTGTAG AAAGACGGTGAGCAAACAGGAACTAATTACAGCACCAACCGACAGTCGGTTTAGAGTTGATATCGAGAAAAATTGGGTGGAATCAACAAAAGTTTCTGCATTGTTGCATGAACTAGAAAGTTTTCGGTCATCAGGGTCTAAAAGCATCGTGTTCAGTCAGTGGACTGCCTTTTTAGACCTTTTGCAGATTCCCTTTGCGCG GAATAACATTTCTTTTGTTCGCCTGGATGGGACTCTAAATCAACAACAGCGTGAAAAAGTCATAAAGCAGTTTTCAGAAGAAAACGACATTATG GTACTATTAATGTCATTGAAAGCTGGAGGAGTTGGAATCAACCTTACAGCAGCGTCTAACGCATTTGTCATG GATCCTTGGTGGAATCCTGCCGTCGAGGAACAAGCCGTCATGCGCATCCACAGGATTGGACAAACAAAAAGTGTTTCAATCAAACGTTTTATCGTGAAG GGTACGGTTGAGGAACGAATGGAGGCTGTTCAAGCGCGTAAACAACGGATGATTTCCGGGGCCTTGACAGACCAGGAGGTCCGAACAGCACGTATTGAGGAACTTAAGATGCTTTTTACTTGA